GACCCCAACGCGGCGTGGCTGGTGCTGGCCTGCGACCTGCCCTTCCTCACCCGCCACACCCTGGAATTTCTGGTGACCCACCGGCAGCCGGCCCGCGCGGCCACGGCCCTGAAAAGCCCCTGGAATGACTTCCCCGAGCCGCTCGTGACCATCTGGGAGCCGCGCAGCTACGGCCAGCTGCTGCGCTTCCTGAGCCTGGGCTACTCCTGCCCGCGAAAAGCCTTGATTAACTCCGATATTGAGCTGCTGGAGCCGCCCGTGCCCGCCGAGCTGCGCAACGTGAACACGCCCGAAGAACGCGCCCAGGCCGAAAAAGAGCTGATTGGGTAACGTTCCAAGAAGCGGTAGCACTGCGTGGGCTGACTCAAGCCAAGTGTCGGCTTCGCCCAAATTATTGTGAGATTCTAACTCCCTGAAAACCTGCCCGGCCATGTTATGGTCGGGCTTTTTTTTAGCTCAAGGTACATCTGTTGAGGGCAAAAGGTCGTTTATGGCGCAGGTTGGCACAGTTTTCGAAGCACGCCTTCCCGAGTATATTTTTCACTCTCTATAATCCACATGAAAAAATCTGCATTTCTAGTCGCTGCCCTGCTTGCTACGGCGGCGGTTTCATCGGCTCAGGCCCAGGACGGTATTCGGTTGGGATTCCGCGCGGGTGCCAACTATTCCAACCTGGCCGGCAATATTCAAAACGAAAGCACTTACAATAATAAAGTGGGCTTTTTGGGTGGCGTGATGCTGAACGTGCCCGTGACCAGCGACGGCTTCTTCTCGGTGCAGCCCGAAGTGCTGTACTCGCAGAAGGGCTTCGAAAACAAGCCTACGGAGTATTCCCGCACGCTGCCGCTGCTGGGCACGCGCACGGAGAAGCGCGAAGGCAAAGTCAACTACAATTACCTGGACGTACCGGTGCTGCTGAAAATCAACGCCGGCGGCTTTGTTGCCGAAGCAGGCCCGCAGTACTCGTACCTGCTGAGCTCTAACAACGAAACCCAAACCACTGTCACCGCCAACGGCAAGTCGGAAACCAGCTCCGCGCAAAACAAGAACGACGTGAGC
This region of Hymenobacter sedentarius genomic DNA includes:
- a CDS encoding porin family protein is translated as MKKSAFLVAALLATAAVSSAQAQDGIRLGFRAGANYSNLAGNIQNESTYNNKVGFLGGVMLNVPVTSDGFFSVQPEVLYSQKGFENKPTEYSRTLPLLGTRTEKREGKVNYNYLDVPVLLKINAGGFVAEAGPQYSYLLSSNNETQTTVTANGKSETSSAQNKNDVSGLNRNELGYVAGVGYQAENGLSLNLRYNGALSDFVKSDNSTYFNGDLKNARHSAFQLSLGYLIPSK